The Spodoptera frugiperda isolate SF20-4 chromosome 25, AGI-APGP_CSIRO_Sfru_2.0, whole genome shotgun sequence genome includes the window ctgggttaagtaactattaaatgactctgacttAGTTTAATTCATTTAAGTCATTTTGTTAAGAGTTTTATACAATAACTCGTTTTTTTACCCCTCAGATAAGGATTCCCGTAAGAAGTAGTTTCTAACAAacgacacaaaatataaaactcCTAACATAAGATTGTATACATGTAAGTATAATCTAtactttattcaatatttaagaaacttaattattatgttatcggcttactcacgtaactgtttgatgaggaactcgactagtttcaagtaatgctagaggctcgtattcatgagcaacattccgcgacacacgacgcggctaaTGTCGCGCCGCTACAACCAGGCTgtagaaactagtcgaattcctcgtcaaacatttacatgagtaagccggtaacataataattaattattgtgtcttgcgaaagttataatatttaaacttgATAAGAAAAGGCTAAGCTTTAGAAATTGTACATTTAACCTGTTTACGAGGGGTAGCTCTTAATATAAAAATCcaaattatacaaattactaaccgattttaataaaacttggtACTCAGGTAATTGTAGAATACTCCATACAACAATTTCCATCCTCCATTTTAGGGAAGTGGAGGGTTACAAGGAGACAAATAGTAGCCTATGGCACTCTCTATCCCTTCAACTATCTccacttaaaatattatgtcaatTCATCACTCCGTTTCACCATAAAAGATGGACAAACGatgttaaatacaaaattgcCCAAACTAGAATGCGACAGTTTTTAAACATCAAACCCACCCTGTTGCTCTGTGAAAATTTCACAACAAAATTGAACGTTAATACCTTCACAATAGAAACTTATTCATAATAACATGGAGTTGAAAATGTGTAAACTCAATACACAATGACAAAACAATCTCCTCACGGGACAGCATTAGTAATGAGACAACATAGTTTCCCCTTTACATTTACTGCAGACAACATTTTCAATTCGTTTCACATTGCATTGTAGAGGACAGGTACTAAGTAGAAATGCAACAAAAACACACGAGGATTGAACTAGTCTACTGAAAATCGTAAGCTGATTAGAATGGACTCAAAGTTGTGCTGCCGCTGTGTtgcaacaaaataacattagtGGTATTTGTAGGTGTTGATACTGAAACACCAGCTGTGTCGGCTTATACTGACAATAATAAATGTAGCTTTAAATGAGAAAAGAACGGATATTGTGTTATATATTTGCCTTAGGAACAGATAAGACGatcttttttatgtaggtatatgtgaCTAGCTTTGCCTGTGTTCCCGTGggtaaaaagtatcttatttgttattccagatcataatctacccatgTTCCAAATTTGATTCCCATGTCTTTAGTCGTTTTGGCGTATTAAATGACAAACAACacataacaaacataatattataaactcacaaactttcgcattcataataaTAGTAAGAAATAGGACTACCATCGATAGTATAGAATTGTGTTGATAAATTTTTATCTTGTTTCTATTTCAGGTTGCGTCTTAACATTTTACGCATTCAGTTTGGCTGTCGGCGCTCTGTTCTTCTCCAATGGTGTGGAATCTTACGTGTCTATGATACAAAGCCTTGGACTTGGCTATATAAGCACCGTTGTAATCAAATTGATACTCGGTTTTCCATTCGCCTATCATTATTTCAACGCCATTCGCTACGTAATATGGAACATGGCGAAAATGTTGGATATGAAATCGGTTTACCAAACTGCCAGCCAGGCGGCCATCGCTGCAGTAGTTCTAGCTTTTCTTTTTGCACTAATATAGACATTGTCAAATATCTACAGTTTCACATATTGCACAATTATTCACTAGCTTGTTTAAATATTGCGACAACTCGGCTTGTTTACATGCTAGGCAAACTGTTTAGACTgcctaaaatgtaaataaactgcACCAATACggccttttataaaaaaaaagttggcTACCagacgatacgatacgatattTGTGAACCAGTGTCCAGAGCACTGGACACTGGTTCACAAATATCAACCAGTCTTGTTAACGATATTCGGATGAAATAATTCGCCCCTAGGCTAAATTTATACCGAAAATCTAATTTTTTGAAGCGAAAATTGAATTTGCAGTATCTTTTgctgattttatatttattttgctgattaaatttaaaattaagaatcAAATAAGTATGtgactataatataattatcttttttataattctacGAAATGATCGCGttatcaatgtttttatttaaaaaatgatgtaaaattaattggacTTCTTTTAAAAGtcctaatttaatattatactaaagttttgtaacaatttaaaatagatCGGAAGTTGTGCATAGATTTTTACGATATTATTGTTGTATGGACCCAGGCGCCGTTAGTTTAGTTTGAGTTGACAAATACCACAGATTTCCCGTTCAATAGTTTATTGTGTAAGTTACACTAGTTTAGTTAGTGAGATTTAAATCGTGGGTATCGTTGTAATCAACTCACAtcacaaaatacaatattaattaaatcgaCTCGCGAAAGTAGGTCGCGCGACATTAGCAAAATAAATGCCTGTACGTAAACCGTACAATTGTGTATATCTCAATCAagatttaattcaaattaaattatttctaatacatattatttgtttaacattttctacaaaaaacCTCTGACATTAGAGtttcaaaaaattaataatcccATAGGAGTTTTACCCGTACTGTGTCCGTTCCCGTAAGGTTTCGGTGATAAAGACTGCCCTATGTCCTATCCCAGGTCGCAAAGCATTATTGTACCGATGTACCACTGTTGTAATTTCAATCAAATGGGTACAATGGTTTAAATTATAGAGATTGTCGGGATTTTAACGTTCTCTACATTCCCGTACTCGTGGGATTTTCGGGATGAAAACGATCAGACGTCCTTTACCGGTCTCAAGCTATCATTGTATCGAATTTCACTCAAATAAGTTTAGTGGTTAAGAGATACAGAGTCCCAGGACTTAAACGGATAATTCCCGTATCCATGAGATTTTCGGGATAAAACTATTATATGTCGTTTCCCAAGTCTTAAACTATCGTTGTACcgaatttaattgaaataggttcaataatttttaaactatgacgatggcaagaaagcacacggcctacctgatggtaagatcGTAACTTTACCCTTTATAAGGCAAAGGGAATATCTTTACCACCATGTTTACTTCATCGAAAAGTTCAGTGAATATTACAAAacgcatattttaataaaccacaaaaagttttattttaatgttatgccTAATGTAGGGTTAAATAATACAGAGTATTGACATTACAGTATAGCTCCCGTTCTTCAGATATTTCCGAGATATTACTCTGATAATAATGTgtcataataaaaatcataattagtAATTAGATGAAAAAACTATGTATTGTGGCATAACTGTAATAAtagtgacataataatattgtagatttttACGTTGATATCACTTCGCTCTATCGTCTATAATTTCCACAACTTAAGCAATATATTATGCAGTTTTATGGTAGGGGTTTCACATATCAtttcatacataataaaaatttatatttttagtctcttattaaatatattattttcaaggATAATGTAAGATTTtaatggtaaaatatttttttatatttcaccaGTAGTTTGTAGTAAATTTTTCTTATAATCTTTTTATAATAGTAGTGTAGATTTTTACTATGTAatcattttaattgattttactgttttattttaatttttaaacaatattgtgCAAGTGTTAATAAtcgttaaaatattataatgtatatacatattaccTATTGCCCCTGGTGCGCTAGTTATTAAATTGCAGTGAATTATAatgacatttgttttattttttaagcattCTCTGCTAAACAAAGACCTTTTCTCGCGTAAAAGATTTGAACATTTAACTACCACCACGCCTCCTCAAGACGAATTGGGATTTCGactatataaaaagaaaatataaatgcaGACtttttcacgatattttccttcacagtgagatagtggccaaacgtcgacccataaaatgtaaaaaaaaaaaaaaaaagtcgcTTATATACTCGCTAGGTTTTACccctacataaaaataaaaagcttcGTGCATAAAAAGCGAACGTCTACCACCACGCCTACTACTAACATGATGATTTGAATGTATTATGATGATCAGATAGTTTTGTTTGACCAGGGTCCATGTAAAAGTGCATGGCCTCTTTTGTTAACTTTCTAGCATAGTTGCAGCCGTGACATCTATTGAGGAGCATAGTAAATAGTAAAGACGTTGAAAAAAGGCATAGTTGTCGTAAGAACAACACGCAACCTCAACGTCATCTATGCACTTTCAGTGTAACTTCTTGCATTCGAACAAAATACATAGTCCTTGTACATAGTGATGTATGTGGTGCCATCTGTGATATTTGCAGTAAACTATCGAGCTGTATTGAAAACGGTGCACTACGTAAATGTAGGTCACGAGTAAAACCTATCTGGACTTACATATGTATCAcctagatggcgctagtgttCCTTTTCTTATTAATGTCGTCTACCGAGCATCTGGAGTTGCGA containing:
- the LOC118265416 gene encoding succinate dehydrogenase cytochrome b560 subunit, mitochondrial: MYFQTIRAGQKLILGQLFKPDRSELLRMSPGLLNFVSYRYKGHEIKFTPYVKPPPMDHDYKNMAVKRPMSPHLTVYAPTVPSMTSIAQRATGCVLTFYAFSLAVGALFFSNGVESYVSMIQSLGLGYISTVVIKLILGFPFAYHYFNAIRYVIWNMAKMLDMKSVYQTASQAAIAAVVLAFLFALI